The Rhinopithecus roxellana isolate Shanxi Qingling chromosome 13, ASM756505v1, whole genome shotgun sequence genome contains a region encoding:
- the ZDHHC8 gene encoding probable palmitoyltransferase ZDHHC8 isoform X1 — protein MPRSPGTRLKPAKYIPVATAAALLVGSSTLFFVFTCPWLTRAVSPAVPVYNGIIFLFVLANFSMATFMDPGVFPRADEDEDKEDDFRAPLYKNVDVRGIQVRMKWCATCHFYRPPRCSHCSVCDNCVEDFDHHCPWVNNCIGRRNYRYFFLFLLSLSAHMVGVVAFGLVYVLNHAEGLGAAHTTITMAVMCVAGLFFIPVIGLTGFHVVLVTRGRTTNEQVTGKFRGGVNPFTRGCCGNVEHVLCSPLAPRYVVEPPRLPLAVSLKPPFLRPELLDRAAPLKVKLSDNGLKAGLGRSKSKGSLDRLDEKPLDLGPPLPPKIEAGTFSSDLQTPRPGSAESALSVQRTSPPTPAMYKFRPAFPTGPKAPFCGPSEQVPGPDSLTLGDDSIRSLDFVSEPSLDLPDYGPGSLHAAYPPSPPLSASDAFSGALRSLSLKASSRRGGDHVALQPLRSEGGPPTPHRSIFAPHALPNRNGSLSYDSLLNPGSPGGHACPAHPAVGVAGYHSPYLHPGATGDPPRPLPRSFSPVLGPRPREPSPVRYDNLSRTIMASIQERKDREERERLLRSQADSLFGDSGVYDAPSSYSLQQASVLSEGPRGSTLRYGSRDDLVAGPGFGGARNPALQTSLSSLSSSVSRAPRTSSSSLQADQASSNAPGPRPSSGSHRSPARQGLPSPPGTPHSPSYAGPKAVAFIHTDLPEPPPSLAVQRGRIGTCTRGWGRRGQPWVPPGLHLCHLGRPEDRPPLRAPWSPAAGAAPRGAMCRLHLAASSLFPSLSGP, from the exons GTGCCCATGGTTGACACGAGCTGTGTCCCCAGCTGTTCCCGTCTACAATGGCATCATCTTCCTCTTTGTCCTTGCCAACTTCAGCATGGCCACCTTCATGGACCCTGGTGTTTTCCCCCGAG CGGATGAGGATGAGGACAAGGAGGACGACTTCCGGGCCCCACTGTACAAGAACGTGGATGTGCGGGGTATCCAGGTCCGCATGAAGTGGTGCGCCACGTGCCACTTCTACCGCCCGCCGCGCTGCTCCCACTGCAGCGTCTGTGACAACTGTGTAGAG GACTTTGACCACCACTGCCCCTGGGTCAACAATTGCATCGGGCGTCGAAACTATCGCTACTTCTTCCTGTTCCTGCTGTCACTCAGTGCACACATGGTGGGCGTCGTGGCCTTTGGCCTGGTCTACGTGCTGAACCACGCTGAGGGGCTGGGAGCCGCACACACCACCATCAC CATGGCTGTCATGTGTGTGGCCGGCCTCTTCTTCATCCCTGTCATTGGCCTCActggcttccatgtggtgctgGTCACTCGGGGGCGCACCACCAACGAGCAG GTGACTGGGAAGTTCCGCGGGGGTGTGAACCCTTTCACCCGAGGCTGCTGTGGGAATGTGGAGCACGTGCTGTGCAGCCCCCTGGCACCCCG GTACGTGGTGGAGCCGCCCCGGCTGCCGCTGGCGGTGAGTTTGAAGCCGCCTTTCCTTAGACCTGAACTCCTGGACCGAGCTGCACCGCTCAAGGTCAAGCTTAGTGACAACGGGCTGAAGGCTGGCCTGGGCCGTAGCAAG TCCAAGGGCAGCCTGGACCGGCTGGATGAGAAGCCGCTGGACTTGGGGCCGCCACTGCCCCCCAAGATAGAGGCTGGCACGTTCAGCAGTGACCTGCAGACCCCGCGCCCAGGCAGTGCTG AGAGTGCCCTGTCGGTGCAAAGGACCAGCCCCCCGACGCCTGCCATGTACAAGTTTAGGCCGGCCTTCCCCACGGGTCCCAAGGCACCCTTCTGTGGACCAAGCGAGCAG GTTCCAGGCCCTGATTCCCTGACCCTGGGGGATGACAGCATCCGTAGCCTGGACTTTGTGTCCGAGCCGAGCCTGGACCTCCCTGACTATGGACCCGGGAGCCTGCATGCAGCCTACCCGCCATCTCCCCCGCTCAGCGCCTCTGATGCCTTCTCGGGCGCTTTGCGTTCCCTGAGCCTCAAGGCCTCGAGCCGGCGGGGCGGGGACCACGTGGCCCTGCAGCCCCTCCGCTCCGAGGGTGGGCCCCCCACGCCCCACCGTAGCATCTTTGCCCCCCATGCACTGCCCAACCGCAACGGCAGCCTGTCCTACGACAGCCTGCTCAACCCTGGCTCACCTGGTGGCCACGCCTGCCCCGCCCATCCAGCAGTTGGCGTGGCCGGATACCACTCACCCTACCTGCACCCTGGGGCGACGGGCGACCCGCCACGGCCCCTGCCCCGCAGCTTCAGCCCCGTGCTGGGCCCCAGGCCCCGGGAGCCCTCGCCTGTGCGCTACGACAACCTGTCCAGGACCATCATGGCATCCATCCAGGAGCGCAAGGACAGGGAGGAGCGTGAGCGCCTGCTTCGCTCCCAGGCCGACTCACTGTTCGGCGACTCAGGCGTCTATGACGCGCCCAGCTCCTACAGTCTGCAGCAGGCCAGTGTGCTGTCCGAGGGCCCCCGAGGTTCCACGCTGCGCTATGGCTCCAGAGACGACCTTGTGGCTGGGCCCGGCTTTGGCGGCGCCCGCAACCCTGCCCTGCAGACATCACTGTCCTCGCTGTCCAGCTCCGTGAGCCGTGCACCGCGGACGTCGTCCTCCTCCCTGCAGGCTGATCAGGCCAGCAGCAACGCCCCGGGGCCCCGGCCCAGCAGTGGCTCACATAGGTCGCCTGCACGCCAGGGCCTGCCCTCCCCGCCCGGCACTCCCCACTCACCGTCCTATGCAGGCCCCAAAGCTGTCGCCTTCATCCACACGGACCTCCCAGAGCCACCGCCCTCACTGGCCGTGCAGAG GGGGCGGATTGGCACCTGCACCCGTGGATGGGGGCGGCGTGGCCAGCCTTGGGTGCCTCCTGGGCTGCACCTGTGCCACCTTGGCCGCCCGGAGGACCGCCCACCACTGCGGGCCCCCTGGAGCCCGGCCGCTGGGGCGGCCCCACGCGGGGCCATGTGCCGCCTGCACTTGGCTGCCTCCAGTCTTTTCCCCAGCCTCTCTGGGCCCTAG
- the ZDHHC8 gene encoding probable palmitoyltransferase ZDHHC8 isoform X2 → MPRSPGTRLKPAKYIPVATAAALLVGSSTLFFVFTCPWLTRAVSPAVPVYNGIIFLFVLANFSMATFMDPGVFPRADEDEDKEDDFRAPLYKNVDVRGIQVRMKWCATCHFYRPPRCSHCSVCDNCVEDFDHHCPWVNNCIGRRNYRYFFLFLLSLSAHMVGVVAFGLVYVLNHAEGLGAAHTTITMAVMCVAGLFFIPVIGLTGFHVVLVTRGRTTNEQVTGKFRGGVNPFTRGCCGNVEHVLCSPLAPRYVVEPPRLPLAVSLKPPFLRPELLDRAAPLKVKLSDNGLKAGLGRSKSKGSLDRLDEKPLDLGPPLPPKIEAGTFSSDLQTPRPGSAESALSVQRTSPPTPAMYKFRPAFPTGPKAPFCGPSEQVPGPDSLTLGDDSIRSLDFVSEPSLDLPDYGPGSLHAAYPPSPPLSASDAFSGALRSLSLKASSRRGGDHVALQPLRSEGGPPTPHRSIFAPHALPNRNGSLSYDSLLNPGSPGGHACPAHPAVGVAGYHSPYLHPGATGDPPRPLPRSFSPVLGPRPREPSPVRYDNLSRTIMASIQERKDREERERLLRSQADSLFGDSGVYDAPSSYSLQQASVLSEGPRGSTLRYGSRDDLVAGPGFGGARNPALQTSLSSLSSSVSRAPRTSSSSLQADQASSNAPGPRPSSGSHRSPARQGLPSPPGTPHSPSYAGPKAVAFIHTDLPEPPPSLAVQRDHPQLKTPPSKLNGQSPGLARLGPATGPPGPSASPTRHTLVKKVSGVGGTTYEISV, encoded by the exons GTGCCCATGGTTGACACGAGCTGTGTCCCCAGCTGTTCCCGTCTACAATGGCATCATCTTCCTCTTTGTCCTTGCCAACTTCAGCATGGCCACCTTCATGGACCCTGGTGTTTTCCCCCGAG CGGATGAGGATGAGGACAAGGAGGACGACTTCCGGGCCCCACTGTACAAGAACGTGGATGTGCGGGGTATCCAGGTCCGCATGAAGTGGTGCGCCACGTGCCACTTCTACCGCCCGCCGCGCTGCTCCCACTGCAGCGTCTGTGACAACTGTGTAGAG GACTTTGACCACCACTGCCCCTGGGTCAACAATTGCATCGGGCGTCGAAACTATCGCTACTTCTTCCTGTTCCTGCTGTCACTCAGTGCACACATGGTGGGCGTCGTGGCCTTTGGCCTGGTCTACGTGCTGAACCACGCTGAGGGGCTGGGAGCCGCACACACCACCATCAC CATGGCTGTCATGTGTGTGGCCGGCCTCTTCTTCATCCCTGTCATTGGCCTCActggcttccatgtggtgctgGTCACTCGGGGGCGCACCACCAACGAGCAG GTGACTGGGAAGTTCCGCGGGGGTGTGAACCCTTTCACCCGAGGCTGCTGTGGGAATGTGGAGCACGTGCTGTGCAGCCCCCTGGCACCCCG GTACGTGGTGGAGCCGCCCCGGCTGCCGCTGGCGGTGAGTTTGAAGCCGCCTTTCCTTAGACCTGAACTCCTGGACCGAGCTGCACCGCTCAAGGTCAAGCTTAGTGACAACGGGCTGAAGGCTGGCCTGGGCCGTAGCAAG TCCAAGGGCAGCCTGGACCGGCTGGATGAGAAGCCGCTGGACTTGGGGCCGCCACTGCCCCCCAAGATAGAGGCTGGCACGTTCAGCAGTGACCTGCAGACCCCGCGCCCAGGCAGTGCTG AGAGTGCCCTGTCGGTGCAAAGGACCAGCCCCCCGACGCCTGCCATGTACAAGTTTAGGCCGGCCTTCCCCACGGGTCCCAAGGCACCCTTCTGTGGACCAAGCGAGCAG GTTCCAGGCCCTGATTCCCTGACCCTGGGGGATGACAGCATCCGTAGCCTGGACTTTGTGTCCGAGCCGAGCCTGGACCTCCCTGACTATGGACCCGGGAGCCTGCATGCAGCCTACCCGCCATCTCCCCCGCTCAGCGCCTCTGATGCCTTCTCGGGCGCTTTGCGTTCCCTGAGCCTCAAGGCCTCGAGCCGGCGGGGCGGGGACCACGTGGCCCTGCAGCCCCTCCGCTCCGAGGGTGGGCCCCCCACGCCCCACCGTAGCATCTTTGCCCCCCATGCACTGCCCAACCGCAACGGCAGCCTGTCCTACGACAGCCTGCTCAACCCTGGCTCACCTGGTGGCCACGCCTGCCCCGCCCATCCAGCAGTTGGCGTGGCCGGATACCACTCACCCTACCTGCACCCTGGGGCGACGGGCGACCCGCCACGGCCCCTGCCCCGCAGCTTCAGCCCCGTGCTGGGCCCCAGGCCCCGGGAGCCCTCGCCTGTGCGCTACGACAACCTGTCCAGGACCATCATGGCATCCATCCAGGAGCGCAAGGACAGGGAGGAGCGTGAGCGCCTGCTTCGCTCCCAGGCCGACTCACTGTTCGGCGACTCAGGCGTCTATGACGCGCCCAGCTCCTACAGTCTGCAGCAGGCCAGTGTGCTGTCCGAGGGCCCCCGAGGTTCCACGCTGCGCTATGGCTCCAGAGACGACCTTGTGGCTGGGCCCGGCTTTGGCGGCGCCCGCAACCCTGCCCTGCAGACATCACTGTCCTCGCTGTCCAGCTCCGTGAGCCGTGCACCGCGGACGTCGTCCTCCTCCCTGCAGGCTGATCAGGCCAGCAGCAACGCCCCGGGGCCCCGGCCCAGCAGTGGCTCACATAGGTCGCCTGCACGCCAGGGCCTGCCCTCCCCGCCCGGCACTCCCCACTCACCGTCCTATGCAGGCCCCAAAGCTGTCGCCTTCATCCACACGGACCTCCCAGAGCCACCGCCCTCACTGGCCGTGCAGAG GGACCACCCTCAGCTGAAGACTCCCCCAAGTAAGCTTAATGGGCAGTCCCCGGGCCTGGCCCGGCTGGGACCTGCCACCGGCCCCCCAGGGCCCTCTGCCAGCCCTACGAGGCACACGCTGGTTAAGAAGGTATCCGGCGTGGGTGGGACCACGTACGAGATCTCGGTGTGA
- the CCDC188 gene encoding coiled-coil domain-containing protein 188 — protein MEGLKTLGPCGHPHPQCPPAPASSSRGECLDQPCQGFAGWPCLGPISSAHSVQSQRPFPVPGTGGRGPRVEGEAPGFFLSSQEQRARDPEGPRQGDVEPGLGWGWPLHPGSNQGAPRQGGSTDSEPRPCPCPALSPEGGALASAEPLGSAEQSFLQLEQENHSLKRQNQDLREQLGALLGPGQQFLPLCPEHSSCTALTWPPDPAGTQPLGNRAPLQLLRRELCQGQEAFVQQSQNELQQIRLCFERKKMVITEVWDSVAEMHMALNNQATGLLNLKKDIRGVLDQMEDIQLEILRERAQCRTRARKEQQMVSMAKGRPKLGSSKSLAGQLWLLTLRLLLGTLLVWTAAYVYVVNPTPFEGLVPPLLSRATVWKLRALLDPFLRLEVDGFLPF, from the exons atggaggggctGAAAACCTTGGGCCCCTgtggccacccccacccccagtgtCCCCCAGCGCCAGCCTCCAGCAGCCGTGGAGAATGCCTGGACCAGCCCTGCCAGGGATTTGCAGGGTGGCCCTGCCTGGGCCCCATCTCCTCTGCTCACTCAGTGCAGTCCCAGAGACCTTTCCCAGTCCCAGGGACAGGGGGCAGGGGGCCCAGAGTGGAGGGCGAGGCTCCTGGGTTCTTTCTGTCCAGCCAGGAGCAGAGAGCGAGAGACCCTGAGGGGCCAAGACAAGGAGACGTGGAGCCAGGGCTTGGGTGGGGCTGGCCCCTGCACCCAGGGTCGAACCAGGGGGCTCCCAGGCAGGGGGGATCCACTGATTCAGAGCCCAGACCCTGCCCATGCCCAGCCCTGTCACCAGAGGGAGGGGCCCTGGCCTCTGCAGAGCCGCTGGGCTCTGCAGAACAGTCCTTCCTGCAGCTGGAGCAGGAGAACCACAGCCTG aaaaGGCAGAACCAGGACCTTCGAGAGCAGCTGGGGGCCCTCCTAGGGCCGGGGCAGCAGTTCCTGCCCCTGTGTCCTGAACACTCAAGCTGCACTGCTCTGACCTGG CCCCCCGACCCAGCTGGCACACAGCCCTTGGGGAACAGGGCACCTCTGCAGCTGCTGCGGCGGGAGCTGTGCCAGGGGCAAGAGGCTTTCGTGCAGCAGTCCCAG AACGAGCTGCAGCAGATCCGCCTGTGCTTTGAGAGGAAGAAGATGGTCATCACAGAG GTGTGGGACAGCGTGGCTGAGATGCACATGGCCCTGAACAACCAGGCCACGGGCCTCCTG AACCTGAAGAAGGACATCCGGGGTGTGCTGGACCAGATGGAGGATATCCAGCTGGAGATACTCAG GGAGCGGGCCCAGTGCCGCACTCGAGCCAGGAAGGAGCAGCAGATGGTGAGCATGGCA AAAGGGAGGCCAAAGCTGGGAAGCTCCAAGAGCCTGGCAGGCCAGCTCTG GCTGCTGACCCTGAGGCTGCTGCTGGGCACCTTGCTGGTCTGGACCGCTGCCTACGTGTACGTGGTGAACCCCACACCCTTCGAGGGGCTGGTCCCGCCCCTGCTGAGCCGTGCCACCGTCTGGAAGCTCCGGGCCCTGCTGGACCCCTTCCTGCGCCTCGAGGTGGACGGCTTCCTGCCCTTCTAG